One part of the Raphanus sativus cultivar WK10039 chromosome 7, ASM80110v3, whole genome shotgun sequence genome encodes these proteins:
- the LOC108821757 gene encoding uncharacterized protein LOC108821757: MATDATTFPEGDAEAELNPAQNKSLEVDPVSSEIASHKIKQNLERIKNANSKSSKRDATQTLKKTIIISAVIVAVAGAAFAITKKLKEK; the protein is encoded by the exons ATGGCAACGGATGCGACAACTTTTCCCGAAGGAGACGCAGAAGCTGAGTTAAATCCTGCCCAAAACAAGAGTTTGGAAGTAGATCCTGTTTCTTCTGAAATCGCTTCTCATAAG ataaaacaaaacttgGAAAGGATAAAAAACGCAAACTCCAAGAGCTCCAAGAGGGACGCCACACAAACGCTGAAAAAGACGATCATAATATCAGCGGTGATCGTGGCCGTCGCGGGAGCGGCTTTCGCCATCACCAAAAAACTGAAAGAGAAATGA
- the LOC108834153 gene encoding uncharacterized protein LOC108834153: protein MPTMVSYFDKVIDLKPGKTTWKIRVHIVRLWRQFTVAGIQSIEMVLVDSHGDAIHATISEELVPTFESNILEGDSKIFYNFQLSLSTDSYRTTNHPYKILLQDFTRVRFCEDMSFSSTGFKPCSFHDILNGSLNPQYLFDIIGQVVEISNVEIVSLNGKDTEKISLELKNPEDVRIPLVVWGKVALELSESIELISEKTVICVMRFAKVKVWKDRRSVCNAYNVSSISLNPWMKEVDAFLSLLPKKNTELMSVDSKPLPMVSIGSDEEDYFVQTPQKTIAEILETTKVERCFLRCTIAAIDSDLGLHYMSCKGCGTKIDMLHNNLCAEGTYELDRRFMFYCTKCKVLNPKRSLRPKLHLVVLDDTGHTKLLVLDSIALQLLHQPFSHAMTPIKDNGDTSVLRTALTKLVGKTYLFKIIIDRNNYQYKDDTFKVAKFITSPYMMNEFDVSPCPKGCSNTFSPEFYKVSQIPEHAMLVPGSSYRSSKFKIMTPAKREGSPIESLEANAYLSADTKPGASFWIKKEKH, encoded by the exons ATGCCGACGATGGTCTCATATTTTGACAAGGTGATTGATCTGAAACCTGGTAAAACGACCTGGAAAATAAGGGTCCATATTGTTCGTCTGTGGAGACAATTCACCGTAGCAGGTATCCAGAGTATTGAGATGGTTTTAGTTGATTCCCAT GGTGATGCTATTCATGCAACTATTAGTGAGGAATTAGTTCCTACATTTGAATCCAACATCCTAGAAGGTGACTCGAagattttctataattttcaaCTTTCTCTATCCACCGACTCCTATCGAACAACAAACCATCCTtacaaaattttgttacaagACTTTACTCGGGTTCGATTTTGTGAGGATATGTCGTTCAGTTCGACCGGTTTTAAACCTTGCAGTTTTCATGATATCTTAAACGGTAGTCTGAACCCGCAATATTTGTTCG atATTATTGGTCAGGTTGTGGAGATTTCTAATGTTGAAATCGTCTCTCTTAATGGAAAGGACACCGAAAAGATTTCGTTAGAGTTAAAAAATCCGGA AGATGTTAGAATTCCATTGGTTGTATGGGGTAAAGTTGCTCTAGAGCTAAGCGAATCAATTGAACTTATTTCTGAAAAAACTGTAATTTGTGTCATGAGATTTGCAAAGGTCAAAGTTTGGAAAG ATAGGCGAAGTGTATGTAATGCATACAATGTTTCTTCTATCTCCCTTAATCCGTGGATGAAGGAGGTCGATGCTTTCTTATCTTT GTTACCAAAGAAAAATACAGAACTGATGTCCGTTGATTCCAAACCACTTCCTATGGTTTCAATTGGGTCAGACGAAGAAGACTACTTCGTTCAGACTCCACAGAAAACAATAGCTGAAATATTGGAGACGACCAAG GTGGAGAGGTGTTTCCTAAGGTGCACCATAGCGGCTATTGATAGTGATTTGGGTTTGCACTATATGAGTTGCAAAGGTTGTGGTACAAAAATAGACATGTTGCATAATAACCTTTGTGCCGAAGGTACCTATGAACTGGATAGGCGTTTTATGTTCTATTGTACTAAGTGCAAGGTTCTCAATCCTAAGCGGTCGTTAAG GCCGAAGCTGCATTTGGTGGTACTAGATGATACAGGTCACACTAAGCTTTTGGTGTTAGATAGTATTGCACTCCAATTGCTCCATCAACCTTTCAGTCATGCAATGACACCTATCAAAGATAATGGA GATACCAGTGTTTTGCGGACTGCTCTGACCAAACTGGTTGGTAAAACCTATTTATTTAAGATCATAATAGATCGCAATAATTATCAGTACAAGGACGATACATTTAAGGTCGCGAAGTTTATCACCAGCCCATATATGATGAACGAGTTTGATGTGTCCCCTTGTCCTAAG GGATGCTCGAATACGTTTTCCCCAGAGTTTTATAAAGTGTCTCAAATCCCAGAG CATGCGATGCTTGTACCTGGTTCTTCTTATAGGAGCTCAAAATTTAAGATCATGACTCCTGCTAAACGTGAAGGTTCTCCGATCGAAAGTTTAGAAGCGAATGCCTACCTCAGTGCTGATACCAAACCTGGAGCTTCGTTTTGGATCAAGAAAGAGAAGCATTAA
- the LOC108819540 gene encoding pentatricopeptide repeat-containing protein At2g33760-like, producing MLRNLRGRFLLFSSNATIKVRYSTCLATITLSDDVHEQSSESPHASVSRDTADYISSILTCKNVSEVGKIHAQVVVNGFLQDLPVANKLLYIYAQFRAIADAETLFDEMIVKDSVSWSVMVGGFAKTKDFVSSLRVFREILRSSLNLDNYTLPIMIRVCREKRDVVVGRLIHKVALKSGMDFDCYVCAALVDMYAKCGEIGDACKLFDEMPKRDLVTWTVMIGACADSGRPDESWVLFERMRNEGIVPDRAAVVTIVNACAKLGALHKAVILHDYIRLMNFPIGVVLGTALIDMHAKCGNLDSAREMFDSMKERNVISWSAMIAAYGYHGKATKALELFHMMVGDRRLPPNEITFVSLLNACSHAGFVEEGTKIFDLMIKYGITPNVKHYTCMIDLLGRAGRLSEASEMIETMSIEKDETLWASFLGACRIHKNVEMAEKAAMSLLELQPQNPGHYILLSNIYANDGKWEEVAKVRNLMNQRGLKKVPGYTWIEANNRTHRFKVGDRTHPKSREIYDALKDLTEKLEEAGFVPDTNFVLHDVDEEVKVGMLSLHSEKLALAFGLIATPVGSLLRITKNLRVCGDCHSFFKFASLVTKREISVRDASRFHCFKEGSCSCGDYW from the coding sequence ATGTTGAGAAATCTCAGAGGTAGATTTCTTCTCTTCTCGAGCAACGCCACCATTAAGGTGCGATACTCAACGTGTCTAGCCACCATTACACTCTCCGATGATGTACATGAACAATCATCGGAATCTCCTCACGCCTCCGTCTCTCGAGACACTGCAGATTACATCTCCTCGATTCTCACCTGCAAAAACGTCTCAGAGGTTGGTAAAATCCACGCCCAAGTGGTCGTCAATGGCTTCTTACAAGACCTTCCCGTTGCAAACAAGCTCCTTTACATATACGCGCAGTTCAGAGCCATAGCTGATGCAGAGACACTGTTCGACGAAATGATCGTTAAGGATTCCGTCTCCTGGAGTGTGATGGTTGGTGGGTTTGCCAAAACTAAAGATTTCGTCAGCAGTTTGCGAGTTTTTAGAGAGATTCTTCGATCAAGTTTGAATCTTGATAACTACACGTTGCCTATAATGATTAGGGTTtgcagagagaagagagatgttGTCGTAGGTAGATTGATTCATAAAGTAGCGTTGAAGTCTGGTATGGATTTTGACTGTTATGTTTGTGCTGCGCTTGTTGATATGTACGCTAAATGTGGGGAGATTGGTGATGCATGCAAactgttcgatgaaatgcctaAGAGAGACCTTGTGACTTGGACGGTCATGATTGGTGCATGTGCTGATTCAGGGAGGCCTGATGAGTCGTGGGTTTTGTTTGAAAGGATGAGGAATGAAGGGATTGTTCCTGATAGAGCCGCTGTTGTCACCATTGTTAACGCTTGTGCTAAGCTTGGAGCTTTGCACAAGGCTGTGATACTTCATGATTACATCCGCTTAATGAATTTTCCTATTGGTGTGGTTCTTGGAACAGCTTTGATTGATATGCACGCCAAATGTGGGAACCTTGATTCTGCCAGAGAGATGTTTGATTCGATGAAGGAGAGAAATGTTATCTCGTGGAGTGCCATGATTGCAGCTTATGGGTATCATGGGAAAGCAACCAAAGCTCTTGAGCTGTTTCATATGATGGTTGGAGATAGAAGGTTGCCGCCTAATGAAATTACTTTTGTTTCTCTGCTTAATGCTTGCAGCCATGCAGGGTTTGTGGAAGAGGGCACGAAGATATTTGATTTGATGATAAAGTACGGCATTACGCCAAACGTGAAACACTATACTTGTATGATTGATCTCTTGGGTCGAGCTGGTAGGCTCAGTGAGGCTAGTGAGATGATTGAAACCATGTCTATTGAAAAAGATGAAACTTTATGGGCTTCTTTTCTCGGAGCTTGCAGGATCCATAAGAATGTAGAGATGGCAGAGAAGGCTGCCATGTCCTTGCTTGAGCTACAGCCACAGAACCCAGGTCACTACATTTTACTCTCTAATATCTATGCAAACGATGGTAAATGGGAAGAGGTTGCTAAAGTTAGGAACTTGATGAACCAACGAGGTTTAAAGAAGGTCCCCGGTTATACTTGGATTGAAGCTAATAACAGAACACATAGGTTTAAGGTTGGGGATAGGACACATCCTAAGTCTCGAGAGATTTATGATGCTCTCAAGGATTTGACTGAGAAGCTTGAAGAGGCGGGTTTTGTCCCTGATACAAACTTTGTGCTGCATGATGTGGATGAAGAAGTCAAAGTTGGGATGTTATCTTTACATAGTGAAAAGCTAGCGTTAGCGTTTGGCTTGATCGCGACTCCTGTAGGTAGTCTCTTGAGAATCACAAAGAATCTCAGGGTTTGTGGTGACTGCCATAGCTTTTTCAAGTTTGCATCATTGGTTACAAAGCGAGAGATTAGTGTAAGAGATGCAAGTCGGTTTCATTGCTTCAAAGAAGGTTCTTGTTCATGTGGAGACTATTGGTAA
- the LOC130497691 gene encoding uncharacterized protein LOC130497691, whose product MENFIRDLKIKTLMAEDYGTPVEEVFDKCVEDMTEHYRAKLFMLKKQQDAEYKKFQEELEVWRIQGKLELINDLFNNDALKEEKEKLESALVLAQAKASDVYVPKIDWFVLNEPQMFRP is encoded by the coding sequence ATGGAAAACTTTATAAGGGACCTCAAAATCAAGACGCTCATGGCTGAAGACTATGGGACTCCCGTAGAAGAGGTATTCGACAAATGTGTGGAAGATATGACAGAGCATTACCGGGCCAAGTTGTTTATGCTCAAAAAACAACAGGATGCGGAGTACAAGAAATTTCAAGAGGAGCTTGAGGTGTGGCGCATACAAGGCAAACTCGAACTCATTAACGATCTCTTCAACAATGATGCATTgaaggaagagaaagagaagttgGAGTCGGCGCTCGTGCTTGCCCAGGCGAAGGCAAGTGATGTTTATGTACCGAAGATCGATTGGTTCGTCCTCAACGAGCCACAGATGTTTCGTCCATGA